In Meiothermus ruber DSM 1279, the following proteins share a genomic window:
- the cobA gene encoding uroporphyrinogen-III C-methyltransferase yields the protein MSPVYLVGAGPGSADLLTLRAARVLQEAEVVLYDRLVSPEVLALVNPRAQRIYVGKTKGEQDKQQQILHLLLSHARAGRKVVRLKGGDPMVFGRGAEEWLHLAQAGLPVELVPGLSSAVALPGLWGIPLTMRGLASGFAVISGQMQEGAVPNLAAYAQVDTLVILMGVERRVELARALLQAGRPPREPAAFIENGTTPSERLLLTDLQAIAQGRVEVQAPAVWIQGSVVGVQQKLRKTKEEYVVAV from the coding sequence ATGAGCCCGGTTTATCTGGTGGGGGCAGGGCCCGGCAGCGCCGATCTCCTGACCCTGCGCGCCGCACGGGTGTTGCAGGAAGCGGAGGTGGTTCTCTACGACCGCCTGGTAAGCCCGGAGGTGCTGGCCTTGGTCAACCCCCGGGCCCAGCGCATCTATGTGGGCAAAACCAAGGGTGAGCAGGATAAGCAACAACAGATTTTGCACCTGCTCCTGTCCCACGCGCGGGCCGGACGCAAGGTCGTGCGGCTCAAAGGGGGGGATCCCATGGTTTTTGGGCGTGGGGCCGAAGAATGGCTCCATCTAGCCCAGGCAGGCCTTCCGGTCGAGCTGGTGCCCGGCCTCAGTTCTGCGGTGGCTTTGCCGGGGCTATGGGGCATCCCCCTTACCATGCGGGGCCTGGCCAGCGGCTTTGCGGTCATCTCCGGGCAGATGCAAGAAGGGGCCGTGCCCAACCTGGCCGCTTACGCGCAGGTAGATACCCTGGTCATCCTCATGGGCGTCGAGCGGCGCGTAGAGCTGGCTCGAGCCCTCCTCCAGGCTGGACGACCACCTCGAGAACCGGCTGCGTTCATCGAAAACGGAACCACCCCCAGCGAACGCCTTTTGCTCACAGATCTGCAGGCCATCGCCCAGGGACGCGTGGAAGTGCAGGCCCCTGCGGTCTGGATACAGGGATCCGTGGTAGGGGTTCAGCAAAAGCTGCGCAAAACAAAGGAGGAGTATGTCGTCGCAGTCTAA